The proteins below are encoded in one region of Chaetodon trifascialis isolate fChaTrf1 chromosome 11, fChaTrf1.hap1, whole genome shotgun sequence:
- the rgs5b gene encoding regulator of G-protein signaling 5b has product MCRGLDSLPSTCLERAKELKALFGSLLQKSDHSITGQSKKNDKLKLNADEPLKWNESFDKLLSSQNGLCLFRAFLISEFSEENIAFYLACEDYQASKPSKLASKAKKIYDEFISSNAPREVNLDHLTKAITKENMEHPRQSCFNLAQAKIYTLMEKDCYPRFLKSSTYLEVSKKAKTG; this is encoded by the exons ATGTGCCGAGGACTTGACTCACTGCCCAGCACCTGCCTGGAGAG GGCGAAGGAGCTGAAAGCTTTGTTTGGAAGTTTACTACAGAAGTCAGATCACAGCATCACCGGCCAgtcaaagaaaaatgacaaactgaa gCTGAACGCTGATGAGCCTCTGAAATGGAACGAGTCCTTTGACAAACTGTTGTCCAGTCAAA ATGGGCTGTGCCTGTTCAGAGCATTTCTTATCTCAGAGTTCAGTGAGGAAAACATCGCCTTCTACTTGGCTTGTGAGGACTACCAGGCAAGCAAACCTTCAAAACTGGCCAGCAAAGCCAAGAAGATTTACGACGAGTTCATCAGCTCTAACGCACCACGAGAG GTAAATCTTGACCACCTAACCAAAGCCATCACAAAGGAGAACATGGAGCATCCCAGACAGTCCTGTTTCAACCTGGCCCAAGCCAAAATCTACACCCTGATGGAGAAAGACTGCTACCCTCGCTTCCTCAAGTCCTCCACATAcctggaggtcagcaaaaagGCCAAGACAGGCTAA